The nucleotide window AGCCCTTTCACTGCTGATCCTTTCACCTTCGATTCCCCAAGGAAAGAACGGAATGAGCCTGTGTATGAGGAGAGCTATTGCtcgtctcacacacacacacacacacacacacacacacacacacacacacacacacactatacacacacacacacacacacacacacacacactatacacacacacacacactatacacacacacacacactcacacacacacacactatacacacacacacacacacacacacacacacacacacacacacacactatacacacacacacacacactcacacacacacactatacacacacacacacactcacactcacacacacacactatacacacacacactcacacacacacacacacactatacacacacacacacacacacacacacatcattattCTCAGGCATGGAGCTGCCTAacacctgctgctctgtgcttccCCACCAGCGCAGTTTGAATGGGGCTGAGGTTGCTCTCAGAGCTTTCAAACACCATTTAATTCCCATTTCTGACtggaatttcatttaaaaaggggaaaatgaacaccagtgaaagtgtttggttggacgtacAAAGGAAATCCATGTCTACCGCTCTTATTATGGGGATGATTTGTAATAATCTGTACTATCTGTCTAACTAAACACTTCACCCAGGGTTTGTTTTCCCAGTAACACTACCCCCAGGTATCCTTTCAAAGCCTAAACTGGTCAGCCATGCTGAAATGTAGGTCTGGGGGATTTCCTGAAGTAAATAAAGAGACAGCAATGGAAACCTACACCAGTGAATCAAGAGGGGCTCTTGCTAGCTGAGAAGTAAAACCTGGggcaatgaatgaatgagtgagtgaatgggtgaatgggtgagtgagtgagtgagtgagtgagtgagtgagtgagtgtgtgtgagtgattgagtgagtgattgagtggTCCAGCAGTAACGCTGTTTGACAGGGGTGTTATGGCAGTAACGCTGTGTGACAGGGGTGTTATGGCAGTAACTCTGTGTGACAGAGGTATTATGGCAGTAACGCTGTGTGACAGGGGTGTTATGGCAGTAACGCTGTTTGAGGGGTGTTATGGCAGTAACACTGTGTTTGACAGGGGTGTTATGGCAGTAATGCTGTTTGACAGGGGTATTACGGCAGTAACGCTGTTTGACAGGGGTGTTACGGCAGTAACGCTGTTTGACAGGGGTGTTACGGCAGTAACACTGTGTTTGACAGGGGTGTTATGGCAGTAACACTGTGTTTGACAGGGGTATTATGGCAGTAACGCTGTTTGACAGGGGTGTTATGGCAGTAACACTGTGTTTGACAGGGGTATTATGGCAGTAACGCTGTGTGACAGGGGTGTTATGGCAGTAACGCTGTTTGAGGGGTGTTATGGCAGTAACACTGTGTTTGACAGGGGTGTTATGGCAGTAATGCTGTTTGACAGGGGTATTACGGCAGTAACGCTGTTTGACAGGGGTGTTACGGCAGTAACACTGTGTTTGACAGGGGTGTTACGGCAGTAACGCTGTTTGACAGGGGTGTTATGGCAGTAACACTGTGTTTGACAGGGGTATTATGGCAGTAACGCTGTTTGACAGGGGTGTTATGGCAGTAACGCTGTGTTTGACAGGGGTATTACGGCAGTAACGCTGTGTGACAGGGGTTCTGTTTCACTGAGgttcctctctgtgctggtcCCGTACCTCGCGGACCAGGAAGCCCTCCTGCATGTAGCGGACATCGATGGCCCGCAGACGCTCCATGGTCTCGTACTGCCCCTGGCACGTCTTCAGCTTCTCCTGagatcccagcatgcacttcaGCAGCACCAGCCCCACCCGGAATATGATCTTCACACCTGAAgggacaggtcagaggtcagctgtGCGTGACGGTGATACAGGGTGTATATAGGTAAGGATGCGCACAGCTGTGTATAGgtgtactgctgtgtgtgtgcataggtgAGATCTTGTGCGTGTGTACAGCTGAGGGTGTCTAcaggtatgtgtatgtgtgtgcctgcctgcctgcctatGTGTTTACAGGTATGTGTGgatgcattttgtgtgtatgtgtacagttgAGGGTGAGgtacaggtgtatgtgtgtgtgtgtgtgtgtgtacaggtgtgtgtgtgtatgtgtatgtgaacagCTGAGGGTgaggtacaggtgtgtgtgtgtgtgtgtgtgtgtgtgtgtgtacaggtgtgtgtgtatgtgtatgtgaacagCTGAGGGTgaggtacaggtgtgtgtgtgtgtacaggtgtgtgtgtgtatgtgtatgtgaacagCTGAGGGTgaggtacaggtgtgtgtgtgtgtgtgtatgtgtatgtgaacagCTGAGGGTgaggtacaggtgtgtgtgtgtgtgtgtgtacaggtgtgtgtgtattgtaagTGAACAGCTGAGGGTgaggtacaggtgtgtgtgtgtgtgtgtgtacaggtgtgtgtgtatatgtgtatgtgaacagCTGAGGGTgaggtacaggtgtgtgtgtgtgtgtgtgtacaggtgtgtgtgtatatgtgtatgtgaacagCTGAGGGTgaggtacaggtgtgtgtgtgtgtgtgtgtgtacagatgtgtgtgtacaggtgtgtgtgtgtatgtgtatgtgaacagCTGAGGGTgaggtacaggtgtgtgtgtgtgtgtacagatgtgtgtgtacaggtgtgtgtgtatgtgtatgtgaacagCTGAGGGTgaggtacaggtgtgtgtgtgtgtgtgtgtgtgtacagatgtgtgtgtacaggtgtgtgtgtatgtgtatgtgaacagCTGAGGGTgaggtacaggtgtgtgtgtgtgtgtgtgtgtacagatgtgtgtgtacaggtgtgtgtgtatgtgtatgtgaacagCTGAGGGTgaggtacaggtgtgtgtgtgtgtgtacagatgtgtgtgtacaggtgtgtttgtatgtgtatgtgaacagCTGAGGGTgaggtacaggtgtgtgtgtacaggtgtgtgtgtatgtgtatgtgaacagCTGAGGGTgaggtacaggtgtgtgtgtgtatgtgtatgtgaacagCTGAGGGTgaggtacaggtgtgtgtgtgtgtgtgtatgtgtatgtgaacagCTGAGGGTgaggtacaggtgtgtgtgtgtatgtgtatgtgaacagCTGAGGGTgaggtacaggtgtgtgtgtgtgtgtgtatgtgtatgtgaacagCTGAGGGTgaggtacaggtgtgtgtgtgtatgtgtatgtgaacagCTGAGGGTgaggtacaggtgtgtgtgtgtatgtgtatgtgaacagCTGAGGGTgaggtacaggtgtgtgtgtaggtaaTCCCGAGCGCAGACTCACCCTCGCAGAGGAACATGTCCCACACGCGCAGCACAGAGGCCCAGGGCAGGGTTCGGGAGAAGGCGCACATGAACCACTCCGTCATGTACAGGATGGGCTCCATCTTGTGCTTCTTCAGGTGCCGGTAGGCCAGGGGCGACACACGGCGCAGCAGAGCGAACAGGATCTCCCCATCCAGCTGGATCGCCTCCTGCAGGCAGGGAGGGAAATGAcagtctgtcacacacacacacaaagagcacaggccagacatgcacgcatgtatacttctgtctctcacacacacacacacacacacacacacacacacacacacacacacacacacacacacaaagagcacagGCCAGACATGCACTACTTTatacttctctctctcacacacacacacacacacacacacacacacacacacacacacacacaaagagcacaggccagacatgcacgcatgtatacttctgtctctcacacacacacacacacacacacacacacacacacacacacacacacacacacacacacacacacacacaaagagcacaggccagacatgcacgcatgtatacttctgtctctcacacacacacacacacacacacacacacacacacacacacacattccctttcACAGTGACTACCTGCTAAGGTGAGATGGGTAGGGAATGTAAACGGCCACAAACCaatcagctgcagagggagTGGCCTAATGTTTAGTGGCCTAGTTAGTTAAGTGGCCTAATGTTTGGGAGTTTGACGAAGATACAGGGGTTACCAGCCCTACTCTTTAGTTAAGTGCCATGGCATCATTAATGACCAGTGACCAGCGAGTCGGGACATTGGTTTAACATCTCCCCCAACAGACAACACTGCGTACACGCAAACTAATGGGTCAGAGGTGAGTCTTACCAGCCCGGTGCTGTAGTATCCAGGAAGGTACTTCTCACAGATCTGGACCAGACCCCAGAATGCATCCTGTTTACAGGGGAAAACAAGACGATGGAAGCTTTTTCCAAGTGCAATACAGGCCACACAGAATGACACGCTCTTGGCACGCACACTGGATATATCTGCGTATCTGCACATCCAATATCCATGTTTACTGGTGTCATGTGTGATTACATAATATACACAACACAGCCAAATGCTACGTATGGcagatgtgtttatttgtagcatacacataaacacattcatacacatatgcatgtcATACATAGGTCACATATATAATGTGGCCCATAAATACCATACTCTGCCTGTGGCCAGCAGGGCAGGACTCACCTCCACAGGCATGTGCATGAGCAGCACTGCGGCGATGGGGGCCTGGGCCTGGCAGTAGCCCTCCTCTGGCCTGTACAGAGTGTAGGCCTTCAGCACACTGAACAGATCCTTctgcctgtacacacacacacacacacacacacatacacacacatacacacatacacacaccgaGATGCACGCACGTGGACACACACCGAGATGCACGcacgtggacacacacacacacacatatatgcagggacatgcacgcacacacacatacaaacacagacataccgcgagagagagagagagagagagagagagagagagagagagagagagagagagggagagagagggagagagagagagagagagggagagagagggagagagagagagagagagagaaggagagagggagagagagcaaagagaaacagagacagggcagagagagaaatttcAATATGATACATAtcaattataaattattaatataaattaagaACTGAAATTATATACAGTtatattatttcagttattaACTGcgactgaattgaactgaaagtggctgctggctgctgtctgAGCATGACGCTGCAGCTGTGCTCACCCGTGGCCTCCGCGAGCCATGAACATCTCGTggaagggttagggttagggttagggttagggttagggttgtgtAGGGTTGTTGCAGCTGTGCTCACCCGTGGCCTCCGCGAGCCATGAACATCTCGTGGAAGGGGAACTGTCTGTGCAGGTCTCTCTCAATCACGTCCACCCACTTAGGGTCCCCGGGCTGACTGTCCAgctcctgccacacacacacacacacatacacacacacgcaaacgcgcgcgcgcacacacacacacacacacacacacacacacacacacacacgcacacacacacacacacacgcacacacatacacacgcacacgcgcacacgcacacgcacacgcacacgcacacgcacacgcacacacacacacacacacacacacacacacacacacacacacacacacacgcacacacacacacacacacacacgcacacacatacacacgcacacgcacacacacacacacacacacacagacacacgcaaacgcgcacacgcgcgcgcacacacacacacacacacacatacacacacacgcaaacgcgcacacgcgcacacgcacacacatacacacgcacacgcgcacacgcacacgcacacgcacacgcacacgcacacgcacacgcacacgcacacgcacacacacacacacacacacacacgcacacacacacacacacacacacgcacacacatacacacgcacacgcacacacacacacacacacacacagacacacgcaaacgcgcacacgcgcgcgcacacacacacacacacacacatacacacacacgcaaacgcgcacacgcgcacacgcacgcgcacacacacacacacgcacacacacacacacacacacacacgcacacacacacacacacacacacacacacgcacacacatacacacgcacacgcacacacacacacgcacacgcacacgcacacgcacacgcacacgcacacgcacacgcacacgcacacgcacacgcacacgcacacacacacacgcacacgcacacacacacacacgcacacacatacacacgcacacgcacacacacacacacacacacacagacacacgcaaacgcgcacacgcgcgcgcacacacacacacacacacacatacacacacacgcaaacgcgcacacgcgcacacgcacgcgcacacgcacgcacacgcacgcacgcacacacacacacacacacacacacacacacgcacacacacacacacacacacacacagacacacgcaaacgcgcacacgcgcgcgcacacacacacacatacacacacacacacacacgcacacacacgcacacacacacacgcacacacgcacacacacacacacacacacacgcacacatacacacacacacacacacacacacacacacacacacacacacacacacatacacatacacacgcacacgcacgcacacacacacacacacacacacacacacacatacacacacacgcaaacgcgcacacgcgcacacgcacgcgcacacgcacgcacacgcacgcacgcacacacacacacacacacacacacacacacgcacacacacacacacacacacacacacacacacacacgcacacacacacacacacacacacatacacacacacacacacacacacacatacacacacacgcaaacgcgcacacgcgcacacgcacgcgcacacgcacacacgcacacacgcacgcacacgcgcacgcacgcacacgcacacacgcgcgcacacacacacacacacacacacacacacacacacacacacacgcacacgcacacacgcgcgcgcacacacacacacacacacacgcacacgcacgcaaacgcgcacacacacacacacacacacacacacgcacacacacacacacacacacgcacacacacgcacacacacacacacacgcatgcgcacacacacgcacgcacacgcacgcacgcacgcgcacgcacacgcacacgcacacacacgcgcacgcacgcacgcacgcacacgcacacacgcgcgcgcacacacacacacacacacacacacacacatacacacacacgcaaacgcgcacacgcgcgcgcgcgcacacacacacacacacgcgcacacacacacacacacatacacacacacacacacacgcatgcgcacacacacgcacacacacgcacacacacacacacacacacaaacacacaaacacacacacacgcacgcacgcacgcacgcacgcacgcacgcgcacacgcacgcgcacacacacgcgcacacacacacacacacacacagcatgtcatTAGCAACACCATCACTCAGCCATTGCTCAGTGCCCTTACAGTTACCCACCTCATGACTCATTATACACATGATATACACTGACCCTAACAGACACGCTGACACAGAGCTATTCTGCAGTAGAGATGTTATTCATATGATCgcaggaggtggtggaggggcGTCTTATCTCTACAAACACACTGTCAGCTGTCAAGGAAGCAGGATAAGGCTTCTGTATTTCCATACATAATCCTGACAGCAGAGCTGGAGCCAAATGTGCAgagcaaggcatgctgggaggaaATGTCAGCGGTTACATattgggggggggttatgtaCATGAGGGTAAGTGAGGAGTACAGTAggtgaggggaagagagaggttATGTATTTGAGGGTAGGTGGGGGGTTACGTATATTAGGGTGAAAGAGGGGGTTATGTAAATAAGggtgaggggcagagagaaggggaCAGCGGGTCTTTGGTTGCAGGGGAGAGGGTTCCAGGGAGCAGAGCTTACCCGGAACTTCCCCTGGTTCTGCTCCTTCTTCACTTTGCCTCCTGACAGGTAGAGCCAGGCCCGGCctctcagagagggagggatccCTTTCTGACAGCGCAGCTTCAcctggggaaggagaggggaggagtcacacacacacttctgtcacCGGCCCGCAACCCCACACCCCACATACAGCGGTGCGGTCCCCTTCTGTCACCGGCCCGCAACCCCACACCCCAGATACAGAGGTGCGGTCCCCTTCTGTCACCGGCCCGCCACCCCACACCCCAGATACAGCGGTGCGGTCCCCTTCTGTCACCGGCCCGCAACCCCACACCCCAGATACAGCGGTGCGGTCCCCTTCTGTCACCGGCCCGCCACCCCACACCCCAGATACAGCGGTGCGGTCCCCTTCTGTCACCGGCCCGCAACCCCACACCCCACATACAGCGGTGCGGTCCCCTTCTGTCACCGGCCCGCCACCCCACACCCCAGATACAGAGGTGCGGTCCAAACCGTCACCTGGACAGGAAAAAGGCCCGggacagaacacacagcagcagcactcccAGCACCTTCCGccttttttaatgcagttatcATTAAATGTGTCATCATTTAATCATCACCATGTAATCATCATTCGGAGGGAGTCTACCCTatgagacaggggagagagcgcgaggcacagaaggagagagagaaagagacagagagagggggggggacaaacacaaagatggagaaagaaaaatgaaaaaaacagtgagagagggagggacttGCAGGAGCGAGGGCAAAAGATGGTAGTGTCTGCACCTAAAGCAGGGTCACTAGCATGTGTGTGCGAACGGTGTGATCTTtgacacacacatctgtaacactcacacactattCAGCACCCTCCCACTCTACAGCCTCCTCTGTGTAAAGGCAGCGAGAGGACAGGCATTCAGAGCTGCCTCTGCTGAAGCAGGTGACCCCACGTGAGCAGCACATGACCACACAACCTTTGCACATGGAGAGGCCCAGGgcagcctgtgcagagaggggTAATTACCAGCTACCAGCGCTGCCTCCTCCTGgacacacagcaacaacacactgaACTGCCGCTGCTCACACCAAGGAAATGCGTTACTAATTAGAAGGAATATAAAgtacaggggggggggggggggggggggcagagacagggagagaggcagagagagggagagaggcagaaagagagagtgagagaaaagagaacaagaaagaagcaggggggagagagagaaagagagggagacagagagtgagagagagagagtgagagagaaagagagggagacagagagagagagtgagagagtgagagagaaagagagggagacagagagagagagagagagagagagagagggagagagggagcgagagagagagagagagagggagagagggagacagagagggagacagagagagagtgagagagagtgagagagaaagagagggagacagagagagagtgagagagagagagggagagagaaagagagggagacagagagagagtgagagagagagagggagagagggagcgagagagagagaaagagagggagacagagagtgagagagagagagtgagagagaaagagagggagacagagagagagagagagagagagagagagggagagagagagaaagagagggagacagagagagagagtgagagagggagagagggagcgagagagagagtgagagagggagagagggagcgagagagagagggtggcaCAGACCGCTGACCGCTTGAGAAAACCACAGAGGCAGGAAATGCAGATCAGATGGAGGTTATCTGTGGTGCTGGAGGTGCCTCCGTTTTGCATGCTTTAATAGTTGGCAACATTATTTTTCAGGGATTTTAAGTGGTGTGAATGTAATGTGCTAAATTGAGGATCATTAATCATCTTACCAATCACAGATCTATTTAATCAACCTTGTGGGAAAATGGGAAATTTTGTCCGTTTGTGTGAGAGAAGGGCAGCTCTTGGTTACTGAGTGATAGATGGGAAATTGTGTGTGTAGGAAAtcttaaatacaggtgtgaggCTGCTGGACAGTTTTGCTCTGCCGGGTCCTAAATTTGcacttgttttaaaataaattggttttctgtaaataatttcTTCCTCTTGTTTCTGCGGGTGCTGTATCAGCCACCCCTGTCATACGGCAAACGCAGTAACAGCTTGTGTTCTCAGGAACATAGTCATaaaccaaccacacacataaacacacacacagatatgcagatatacagagacagaaacacacagacacacacacatgcagatatatggacagacacacacacacatacacacacacacgcagatatacagacacacacacacacacacacacagatatacggacacacacacacacacacacacacacacacacacacacacacacacacacacacacacacacacacacatagacgcCACTGTCGCTGCCAGCCGGTGGTGAGCTGAGCCAGCAGGACGGTGtggtccctccctccctccctccctctctcgggTGCTTTCTGTCTCCATGTTCCTGCCCCCAGGGCTCTGTGACTGGGTCAGCGGGAACTCCCTGGGGAGGGAACTCTGACCTCTACACTCCCTGAGCCGGAGCTCCAGTGTAAAACTGATGACTCGCGCCTTCAGAGCACACTGTCTCAGCacttcttttcttcctctctgcaacGATGACAGGTGCAATCTGATACTTTGTCACGGAAGAGAGGCACAACTCACAAGCCCCTCCCACAAGCCTAAAGGAAACAAGCCTGTGGAAGAGGTGTGCCCCCCGGGACTTCCTTACAGCACGGAGGCATTCCGCTGCCCGACTGAAGCACCGCTACGAGCCAGTGCGGTTTAAGGCCTGACTGAAGCACCTTTCGACTCACCGCTACCCTCCGTCAATCACCTGACAGTCAGAAACTGGCCTCTCCTCAAGTCAAACCCACCACTGGGTGGCCCACATTACAGCCAGACCAGGTGCAGTCGCAGCTACGACATTACTGACTCTGAAAATATCTGTCCCTGTGGTGGAGGGTTATCGCAGTGGTCAGGACAGTGAAGCCACCAGCCACCTGCCACTGCAggctgaaaacccacctttcCACACTGCCTGTGGGCTCCCTAGAGCAGCTGTTACAGCAGTTAAGCCTTGCCCTCTTGAATATTACAACGGAGGTCTGGTGTTTCACTCTGATACTagttgttaaatgttttaattattttatcagTCTTATATTCATGATGGCAGCACTTCCGTATCCAGTGCAGCACTGTGACAGATAACATCTGATGTTTCCTGCATctactgctgtttgtgtgcttaTGTACCACTGCTTCCAGTGAGCTGCCGTAGAAAAAAGTGTCTGCTAGATAACGAAAGGGAAAAGCACTGAGTAATCAAActgaaatgatgatgatgatgatgatgatggtgatggtataAACCAGTAAAAGCATGCAGACTGAGacgggacacacacacagccatgaaCAGGCAGGACTGACAGTAACTCTGTGTGGTGTCTGCTGCCAGACCGAGGCTCACCTTCTTGTGCCTCTTGGCCATCCACTTGTCCCAGCTGTTGAGCATCTCCAGCCATTtgccctccctctgcctcagcaCCTCTGGAGGGACGTCCTGCgctctgcgggggggggggggggggggggggaaggaagAGGGAGCTGTTAATACCTCTGGCCACAGCTGCAGACTGACTTCTGTCAATCACCACAGGAGTGGCCGTTTTTTTAGCCACACTTACATCATCattcccccacacacagccacacccctcGGCCTATCGAAGCACCAGCTAAACCAGGGAAAGTGTGAACATGTGACAGAGCGGAACATGCACAGGCTGCCTTTCCACGTGGCTTTCAGAAACACACCAGAATCTGAaactgactgtgtgctgtgtgaaagtgCACGTGTGGCTTTACGCCGCAGTAactgaagaggtgtgtgtgtgtgtgtgtgtgtacgctgcAGAAACTTATGAATGAAGTGTGTGGGTGTTCACAGCAGTGTACGGTGCAACAGTACTTGCTGGTGCTCAGTAGCGTCTGTGAGGAATGATCATCTTTatcacaaacagcagagaggcGGAGCACGGCCTCACCCCGGGTCGGTCCCAGTCAAATGGGGCCTCTCTGCtttgcagatgcccttatctagAAGGTCGACATTTATACAGAAGTTATATTATAAAGAAGtttatatttttacagctgtatatttGCAGAAGCCATACGGGTTTAATATGCACAGCAGTACCCTGGGGCTCAAACTAACAGCCTTCAGTTTACAAGCCACTTTAAAACACTGCCAACCCAGATacgcatacatgcatgcacacgcgcgcgcacacacacgcacacgcacacgcacacgcacacgcacacgcacacgcacacgcacacacagatatacgGGCATGTGgtcacatgaacacatacacactcacagacattgGAGTCAGCCTTTTACAGGGTCATAGAAAATGTTAACATGTTCAAAAGTGCAACAGGAGGCATAGTTGGCCATGTGGCTGGGTTTGGCTGGACTGTATGCAATACTGCTCTTtactttgatttttatttttaaaacaactgtcacacacacacgcacacacccaagaacacgtgcacgcacacatacacacccaagCGCAcgtgcacgcgcgcgcacacacggCGCAGGACGTAGCggagaggaaagaaacagacagcGTGGGCGTTGTTTCTGGCAAACACAAACGCGAAGCGATCCTTACGACCGCACGCCTGCTGTGCTCCGCAAACCGAGCAGCACAAAGGCCTGGGGAGAGCCGGCGGCCGGAgcgagaggaggggagagggacacCGCGGCGGAAACGGCCCGCTAACGTGACCAGCATGCTGGAGACGGAGCGAGGGGGACAGCGCAGCCCCCCGCCCCAGGGCTGCCGGATTAGTGGGCCCCGACTTGGGGCGAAGCCTTTAAGTCATGTGAtctgaatcccccccccccactctcacaCTTCCCCTTTCTCACTGCAGCAGCCCCCTCCCCGCGGGGAAGCGTCGAggcctctgctctgtctccGATTGGTGC belongs to Megalops cyprinoides isolate fMegCyp1 chromosome 5, fMegCyp1.pri, whole genome shotgun sequence and includes:
- the LOC118777529 gene encoding TBC1 domain family member 10A-like, coding for MARIQGNGLQSAESRSLRGTRESLADPDNSSLGSDSEINGFANTERQADKYGFIGGAQKYSGESAQDVPPEVLRQREGKWLEMLNSWDKWMAKRHKKVKLRCQKGIPPSLRGRAWLYLSGGKVKKEQNQGKFRELDSQPGDPKWVDVIERDLHRQFPFHEMFMARGGHGQKDLFSVLKAYTLYRPEEGYCQAQAPIAAVLLMHMPVEDAFWGLVQICEKYLPGYYSTGLEAIQLDGEILFALLRRVSPLAYRHLKKHKMEPILYMTEWFMCAFSRTLPWASVLRVWDMFLCEGVKIIFRVGLVLLKCMLGSQEKLKTCQGQYETMERLRAIDVRYMQEGFLVREVLELPISERDVEKEHHAQLRRWKETHGELHCKSPPRMHGAKAIMAAEPPSRQDLRQRPTIIVESPLAQTSPASTATDSTRKEEEEKGRKKSQKGNLKKTPSMEKIANPYPLPSDPQPLLKDTPLQGSNQSLSSTEQDTYL